In Labrus mixtus chromosome 9, fLabMix1.1, whole genome shotgun sequence, the DNA window AGTGGTCCATGTTCAAAGCCTCCATTTTGGAAGCGGCTGCTAGGAGTTGCGGCCAGAAGACCGTCGGTGCCTGTCGTGGCGGCAACCTAAGAACCCGCTGGACACCAGTGGTGAAGGAAGCCGTCAGGCTGAAGAAGGAGGCCTTTCGGGCTTGGTTAGCCCAAGGGTCTCTGGAATCAGCTGACAGGTATCGGGGGGCTCGGAGGGCTGTGGCTTCAGTGGTTGTGGAAGCAAAAACCCGGGTGTGGGAGGCTATGGAGAAGGACTTTCGGTTGGCCTCAAGGAGGTTCTGGCAAACCGTCCGACGGCTCAGGAAGGGAAAGCAGGGCTTGCCCCAGGCTGTTATCAGCAGGGGTGGAGGGCTGCTGACCCGGACTGGGGACATCGTTGGGCGGTGGAAGGAATACTTTGAGGAACTcctgaacccagacaacacgtcctcagaagaggaggcagagtctgAAGATCCGGGGGAAGCCTTACCACTAACCTCGGCAGAGGTCACTGAGGCAGTTAGAAAGCTCCTCAGTGGCAAGGCACCAGGTGTGGATGAGATTCGCCCTGAGATGCTAAAGgctctggacattgttgggctgtctTGGCTGACACACCTCTTCAATGTCGCGTGGATATCTGGGACAGTGCCTGTGGAGTGGCAGACATGTGTGGTGGTCCCCATTTACAAAAAGGGGGACCGGAGGGTGTGCTCCAATTATCGGGGTATCACACTTCTCAGCCTTCCGGGGAAAGTTTAATATAGGGTGCAGGAAAGGAGGCTCCGGCCGATTGTCGAACCTTGGATACATGAGGAACAATGTGGATTCCGTCCCGGCCGTGAgacagtggaccagctctttACCCTCGCAGGGCTTCTTGGGGGGGGGCATGGAAATTTGCCCAtccagtctacatgtgttttgtaGATTTGGAGAAGGATTTTGACCTTGTCCCTCAGGGGATCATGTGGGGGTTACTGTGGGAATATGGGGCCCTGGGGCTGTTGGTACAAGCCATCCGGTCCCTGTATgaccaaagtgggagctgtgtccgcatcctcggcacaaagtcagacacgttcCCAGTGCGTGTTGGCCTCTGCCAGGGTTGCCCCTTGTCACCGGTcctgtttgtgattttcatggacaggatctcaaggagcagccggggggaggagggtttccagttCGGGGGCCTCAAAATcttgtctctgctttttgcagatgatgtggtttTGTTGGCCTCCTCAtgctgggacctccagcaggcattgggCCGGTTTGCAGCTGAATGCTAAGCGGCTGGGATGAGTGTCAGCACCTTCAAGTCtgaggccatggttctctgccggaAAAAGGTGGATCGCTCTCTctgggtggggagtgagtccttgccccaagtagaggagttcaagtatctcggggtcttgttcacaAGTGAGGGTTGGATGGAacgtgagattgacagacggaATGGCGTggcgtcagcagtaatgcaggaGTTGTGCCAGACCGTTGTGGcaaagagggagctgagcctgaaggcaaagctctcgatctacgttccaaccctcacctatggtcatgagctatgggtagtgaccgaaagaataagATACAAGCGACCGAAATGAGCTTCCTccggagggtggctgggctcaaCCTTGgtgaggagctcggagtagagccgctgctcctccgcatcgaaaggagccaggattatatatcccatctagcctgggaacgcctcggaatcccccaggaggacctggaaaacgttgctggggaagaggaagtctgggttgacttactgtgcctgccgacctcggataagcggatGAAAATGGATGGCTGGATATTTTAAAGATATCTGGAGGAAGACGTTTAAATACAGAACTTACGTGCCATAGGGAGAGGTCTCATCTGGTAAATCCAAAGCCACTGCCATGAAGGTTCTCTTCATCCTGCCGTTAGGAACATAGCCAATGTCTGCTGTCTGGTGCCAGCGGATGTCTGGAAAACCGTCATCAGTTGAGCCTTTTATGTATGTGGACAGCTGCAACACAAAGAAATCATGCATTAGATCTTCAGTGCAGCAAAGTTATAGGGAACAAATATTTCTATGTTTTAATTGATGTACACAAATCATTGAAAATGGACTGTCAAAGACTATGCTACCACAGAGGGCCACCTATGTCAgaagtttcttttaaagttCACTTAAATACACTGTGCTTATTTTTATTGTCTgtcatgtgttttctttacttGGTTTACCTTGGCTGATAGAAACAAAAGTATATATTCTAACATACCTGGACAAATCCAAACGGGAAGTCTGGTGCCGTCTGCCCCCCTGAGCCCTGGTGAAACGCCATCCTCCAGTCATCGATCATAGCAGGGAAGGAACAGTTGTACTTGTCTTTATGACAGAAGGCATTTTCCTCACCTTAAGGTAAGAAAAGGCCTTTAAGATGGATCGTACATGTGTCTCTACTGATCATCTACTGCCTGAGCAGGTAGTCTTACCTTGGTACCAGATGGCTCCTTTAATGGTCATGTTAAGCAGTGGATGAATCATTGCATTCCACAACAAAGAATTTCCTTTAGGActgataaaaaatgtatgtgcaaCAAGTAGCAACAGTGAAGTTATTTAAATCTCTTGTTTGACAAAAGTGTGTAACATGGTGGATTACACAtcccaaatgaaaaaaacacacaaatcaggCAGCAGGTAAGTGCCCTTTTTCTCATATCCTACCCATCTTCAGGTTCCTCCAGTCCACAATGTTTCAGTGCTCTTGAAGATGACCAGACCTCAACAGTTGTGCCTGCCCAACAGGACTCAACCAGTCCTATTGGGTAATTCAGGTACTTGTACATGTAACGACCAAAGAGCCAGCACACTGCAGAGAAAGGTGCCACAGATTCTGAAAATGCAAATAGACAGAAGGACGCTCATGAACGAAAGGTATCATAGTTTACATGCtttaaagaaaattacatttacaaTGTTTTACAACACTATGTGCTCCAGCAGAGTCTAGCTTACAGTTATATTTAGGGGGAAATATACAATTTCCTatcagtagtcagaagactagaaaagcgctatacaagctcaagtccatttaccatgcatcacagagcttttttttttaaaccatctcAGTTGTATTCTGATCCCCCAAATCAAAACCGTTAGCTGAAAACGAGTCTTAAgacaaatatatgaataaattaTTAAACCCCGCCCTGACAGACCTTCTGTAGGCACGGCCCAGGGAAGTTCCACTTTAGTCAAATCAGTGAGCTCCGTTTTACTCGGTCTCAATCCTGCCATAAAAGTTCTCACATGGGGGAACTTTGCTGCAATGGCCAGCTCCTCGGATGCATTGAAAATCTgttggataaataaataaaagggagTTCATTAGACTATAGAATATGAATGTGTACATTCATAGATACCAAATACGTTTTTGAGTCTTACATGTGTCATGGAACGTGTGTGTAATGTTTAAGCAGAACAAAGATGTTggtaatgcatttatttttaaacatgatttagCATGTATGCTTTATGTCGACTGAACAGCTggtgagagacagaaagagcaggtgagaatggtaaatggtaaatggagcttatatagcgcttttctagtcttctgactactcaaagcgcttttacactgcatgtcacacccacccattcacacactgatggtagcggtcgctatgtagtatcatccaccagaagtaactaatcccattcatacaccaccactgaagaaGTGgaagcaattcggggttaagtgtcttgcccaaggacacatctgatatgttgctcagctggggatcgaaccctcaaccttccaactgagccacagccgcccgatGATATGGAGCAAAGGGTTGAACTTGGGCCCAGCTCAGGCTGGGTatatggggctctatgaggtgAGCTACTGGAATACCCATTATTATCTTTCTGACATCTTGCAAGCCAATTCTGTTTCACCAAACTATTCATAAAGTCAACTTAACTGATTCAAATGTCATATGTTTAGTGTGTTATACAAGTATAAGAATAAGCTGGGGGTggcagtctgtagggacttgggttggaaaccagagggtcgctggttcaagtcccggtgcgtaccaaatctggaaattgccagttcaagtcctggtgcgtaccaaatctggaaattgctCTGGTCAGCTAgcaaggtgccagttcacttcctgagcactgcagatgtgcccttgagcaaggcatcaatCCCCACCCGCTCAGGAGAGCtggctgtgtgcagccccctcactctgacatctctccatgaaTGCATTTCCCTAGGAtcctttttgtgcatgtgtgtgtatttcacctatgtgtgtgtagtatgttcaacaacagagtgtaacattgaatttcccctctctggatgaataaagtatatcttaaaAGCTTATAGGAAAGACAGACAGCCCACCTGCGACATATTAAAGTACATGTTGCTCTGCCCTCCACACAGCCAAACATCTCCAAACAGCACATCAGTCAGAGTGGCTGTGCTATTCTCAGTGGCTACTATCACAGTGTAGGGACCACCAGCTTCAACAGGGTCAATGGTGACCCTCCAGATACCTGTAAAGCAAACTTGTGATATTTGTCtccaaatatatacatatatatatatatgtaatttATAAGGGCAGAtcgagaaggaggaggaggagattagAGAGGCATTTTTTACCCTTTAGACACCATACGTATGAGGAAGTTTAATGCCGTTCAGAGTGAAACAAGCTCTTTAGTTCAGAGTTCATTTTTTTACCACATTTTGTGACATAGTAACTGTGTCAGTCCAGTAAAAGATAGTTGTGAAAAACTTATTATGAATTATGTGGTTTCTGTCATATCTGCCCATGTCTTCACATATGACAACAGGTTGTACTGGCCTTTTTTCACATTGACAGGTGAAGCTCTCTGAATTGTTGGTCCgaacaagaggaggaagacCTGGCCATCTTCAGGGCCATAGCCCCACAGCACCGCTCTCTCTGGAGACTTCTGCAGGACCATATGGTCTCCATAGTAGGAGGCAAAGCGCAGGATCCCATCTAGGTACACAAATATGTTTACCCTTTCCTTAGCAGTTACATAAAATTATGAATATCATTCATGGTCATTATAAAGGTGAAAGTGATAGTTATTATAATGTAAATATAGTGAATCTAAATACAAGAAAAAGGCATTAGAAACTTGATAAAAGATTGTGCAAATTTCCCTGCTCTGACACGCTGGCGGGCTGTCGCGGTATTGCCATCAAGCGCTCCCTGAGgactgtgacatcataagaCGTACACTCCACAAGCACCGTTCAGAGCAGTGCTGataattgaagtgtttttttgttattgttggaCTTTTCTGGAGTTGTGGGTACATGAAACCATGAGTTTTATGATCTTCAGCTATGTAGGATATTACCTTTAAGTTGTTTGCATTTGCAGGATTGTTTacatttatcttatttatcttAAAAGTTGTTATTTGTAGACTGGTTAATCAGAAGGTAAATGCTGGTAATTAGCAACCTATGCTTTATGAAAGAGTTGTATTGAAGTATGCTCTCATTTCTAACAGTTATACAGACATATTGTGTGCAAATTGTAGCAGGTATTACCGTGCTATattgttttcaatgtttaatTACACACTTAATTGTGTTAATTAGGCCCATATTTGATTACAAGTGCTGTATTCCATGTAGTAGGGAGACCCCTGCTGGACATTTTGCATTAGTGTTTTAATCATGTATAAATGCCTGGAATTTTCAGTTATATTTTAAGTTATCTATTAATCCTTTGATAATAAGGATTGAGTCATTGATCAtctattttgtttctttgtgttcccTTCTGAAAACCACGCTAATAAAATATCTCTTGCTCAATGTCATAAATGTACTGTCTTTGGACATCATTAAAAATTGTTGATGAAAATCCTAGATTGCTGCAGTCTTTCTAACCGAAGATTTATGACAGACTTGTATATGCCAGCAtactaataatacatttaacaaGCTGCGCTATGGCCACATCCAGAGAGTTCTATGATGGACCGCTGCCACAGCGTCCCCATCCCAGAAGGATTTGACATATTCCCGGACATCTGGAGGACTTTGAACTCGGCTACCCATTGCAACAAGAATATTCGTCCAGAATGATTCAAGTCTGACACCTGGACTCGCTTATTTAGTGCCACCTGGTCCAGGGAGACATCCTGATATACTATCAAATTAATGAACAACTCCGGAGGTGCGGTAGATGTCAGCACGTCTCCACAAACTCGCTCTCTTATTGTCTTACTCTTGCTTAACTTACTTTACATTTTGCTTTCTTCCCGTTTCGCTCCCGTGAAACTCTTTTCAATTTTAAGCTTGGAATCGTAGGAACTGCAGACCTCTTTTCCGTTTTATATTCTATTACTATTTTTCGTGCGCACGCTAACTCATGTTCCTTTTGACCCAAGTTACGTGCttagcttttctttttgaagtatTGACCACTCATCTTTCAGAACACTATTTTTGTTATTCTAAAACTGACTAGAATTGAACATTTAAGTCAGTGAGAGTTAACGACCATTCAATTTTAAAGAACGTTGTTTGGACCCGCTTTGAGCCGCTGAGAGATGGACCCAACGGACGACGACTGGACTGCTGTGCTATTCATCACCCCACTTCACTCATCAACTCCGACCAGATTTGCTACAGCTGTCACCGTGGACCGCCGGCATCCTCGATCCGAAAGAACTCAACAAGGGCTAAGTGGTACCATTCGGCGGAGTTCTCCCGAACGCAACTCTTGTCGTATCCGAATCAAAGCCTCTAAATCAACTTTTATACCAAATTCATTAAGTCCCCATTCTTTTCTAAATCCTTACCTAGTTAAATCACTCAAACGATATCGCTTTTTACCTCGTTACTCTAACATACGAACTTCACCATTCCAACTTAGAAACCAATACATAACATTGTCTTATTTACGTTGTCACGTCAGTATCACTGTCGTAATTATATCCTTTGCATATTTACTCCATTTATATATCTTTTGTTCaccattttctttcttaaacTTCCCACATAAAATTTCAGcactttgtctgtttatttttctgattttaaactgCTTGTGAATTTGCTCCGATGATATGAGATAGATTTATAGATTAATTAATTACTACAACTAAGGTTAATTATCTTATGCTTAAACTTTAAACTGGTGCCTGGAATTAGAATACGCTACAtaatggtgccccgtgtgaggtcaagttaatgttaaaataatacaatttataCAGACAAAATAGTCAAACGTTAATTCACAATACTGATAAACCCTTCCCCTTTATTAATTAATCCTATCTACCCCGCTATCCAATCTGGCGAAAGATTTATAGATTAATTAATTACTACAACTAAGGTTAATTATCTTATGCTTAAACTTTAAACTGGTGCCCGGAATTAGAATACGCTACATAATGGTGCCCTGTGTGAGATGAAGACGTGACGTGAAaaaacaacgtggaagtagcggcTGAAGTAACAGAGTCCGGAGATCGTAGTGCAGTCACTTTATGCACCATGCAGCAGTCACTGTATACAAATGCCAATCTCCCtgtattggctcgaggtgactTCTCCGGAGAAAATGCTGCAGCTTTctcagaaaaaatactaggggtctggccggagaaattCTGGGTGAAGTCTGCGcaaaaaatttggctgtttgcgttcacatatagcctacagcacctccgggtagcctaatctccggagtttttcaggagatttccgtatgtgtgaaaagggttttaggtTCGTCGGGATCATTGGTGAATTGCCTGAATAACCCTCCCTCACGCCCCGTCCCCTATCCCTCTTAATGCATCATATCcaatctccccctatccctttttcaagcccggcgcagtcttaGCACAAGGGCTGTTTCGTCATTAGCCTGGGATCtgccaaagatttctgcctgttaaaaggatgTTTATTCTtcccactgtaacttttgctaaatgttgctaaagtgCTATGCTCACCATGGATTAAGcagggtctttgtaatatagcaataagtaaggtcttttacctgctttttgtaacataacaatgagtaaggtcttttacctgctttttgtaacataacaatgagtaaggtcttttacctattttttgaaaagtgttgcaagatacttgttatgagttgacgctattcaaataaagattgataaagattgattgattgattgaaagttgAAAATATAAGGACAGCTCACATATGTTATGAAAGTGCCAGAGACTCTGGTAAatcttttaataataataatttaataatccTTCGCTTACATTATTTCTAtagttttcactgttttgttttgttgttattctttgttaCGCGTCGTTGAGTAGGCTACTCCGAAAAGCGCTCTAAAAGTCTAacgtattgttattatttttactaaTAATCACACTATAAGACACTTTACTCACCAGCCTCGTGATTAGAAAGCAGAAgtataaaaagaataaacagaGTTACAGCCATTACGAGAAGAGAAACAACATCAATGAATCGTTGCTAGGCTTCATCAAGTCATGCAAGCTTGCCTGACCCGTTTAGAGGGAATGCCAATGAGTCACACCAAACATGATTTCGCACACAGCCACAGTTTAGGTGAGGCATAGGGTGAGTGAGGCTTTATATAAATTGTCAACCGGTGGCGCAGgtggaccttcaaaataaaagtatgaaATGTGTCGGGTTCATAATTAAGTTTTTAAGCTTTTCACACCCCACAATCCAGAACCTTATCCAGAGCTGCCCTGGAGCACGCAAATGTAGCAAGTAAGTAAAATTGACCTTCTCACCCAATAATGATGATCAACTACAATACACAACATATAGTCAAATCTTGAATGAGTCCAGCTTAAGAATGAgaattaagtttatttttacacttttaaaaaaatgacttgtgGTGCTCAGTAATGGTTGGATTTTTCTGTGTCTATTGTCAATGTTCATTACTTAAACAAGAACATTCTGCAGGCACTATAGTAACTTGTGAAAAATACATGTATTCTGGATAAGTGCCACCCAGACAGGGACCATGAGGACATTTAACGGACCATTAATCACAATAACTATAGATTAAAACATGATTGCCAACCTCTTTCCCACATGCAAAGCATTAATATTATGACTAAGAGGATTTTATTAAAATGGAAACTAGAGCATAAAATAGCTTAAATCTTTTCTCTGTAGAAAACATGTCCAAGTCAAGAT includes these proteins:
- the LOC132980024 gene encoding sialate O-acetylesterase-like, with translation MAVTLFILFILLLSNHEADGILRFASYYGDHMVLQKSPERAVLWGYGPEDGQVFLLLFGPTIQRASPVNVKKGQYNLLSYVKTWADMTETT
- the LOC132980023 gene encoding sialate O-acetylesterase-like, with the translated sequence MYFNMSQIFNASEELAIAAKFPHVRTFMAGLRPSKTELTDLTKVELPWAVPTEESVAPFSAVCWLFGRYMYKYLNYPIGLVESCWAGTTVEVWSSSRALKHCGLEEPEDGPKGNSLLWNAMIHPLLNMTIKGAIWYQGKTTCSGSR